TCAACTAAGGATGTATCTTCTTGGATGGGAACATGATGTTCTTTTGCTTTTTCAATCATATTAGCTGCAACGAACCCTTTCCCTTTTGCCACCACTTTTGGAGCCGCATCGTTTTGAGCATCATAAGCCAGGGCAACCGCCTGTATTCGTTTCGTTTTCTCCTTCATATCTTAATATCGACTCCTTGATAAATTTCTTTCGGTAAAAGAACGGAATTAAGCTCCTGAGGATCTAAATCTGTTTTTTCGTAAGCAGGATTCACTTTTATATATGAAAGTTTGTACCCCAAAGCTTCTAACTTTTGTTTTACATTTGGGGTTAACGCGGAAACAACGGGTTCAATATCCTTTTTATCATTGATGATGGAAACATGGATGACTCTATTTTGGACTTGCATATCTAGAATGGTTTGGTCCATATGCTCTAAATCCAAATAAAATAATACTCGGCAGTAATCTGGATCCATTTGTCCATTCTTATTTTTCTTTCCGGTCCATTGCAATGTTATATCGGTATTTTTGTTGCCAAATGTAATGGGTAATTGGAGCACCATTTGCTGCATGGCTGTTGTTGGATCCTGTGAAATTAATTGCATACCTGTTAATCGATTTATGACAGGCTCTATCTCCTTCCCGTTTGAACCCAGCTCATTTAATGCATTCAATAGAAGCGGTTTTAAAGAATGAAGAGTTTTTGATGCGTTTGACTTATCACCCGCCCATTCTCCTACTGCATTTTCATATTCAAGGCCTAAATGGCGAATCATCGTTTTTAGCATTTGTTTGACTTCGGAACCAGTTTGTACTTGATCAATGGTGGGATTCGCTAGGATTTCCGCAATCTTTTGTTTCAATGGCTGAATGGTAGAGAAATTTGATAAGTTAGGATCTTCTAGTCGAGCTGCTAACGTCTCCAATTGATGGGAAAATGGTTGAGGCTCTTGCACTGCCACTAACGATTGAAAAACCTGCTTTGTAAAGGGCAGATCCTTTTTTACCATCCATTCAAGTGCCGTTATCTCTTTTACGTCCGGCTGATGGATAATCCACTCAGTTACTGTTTTGATCTGCTCTTTCGTCATCGGTATATTATGATCCATTAAAGTTTTTACGAGTTGCGTATTTATTTTTGTGTCAGGAAGATGAAGCTGTTCCAGTAGATTAGCTGGCTGTCCCTCATTACCATCCAAAACTTTCAGCTGTATGCCTCCATCGCCATTTGCTTGAACTTCAAAAAGATAGTTTTCAGCTATCGACAACGACGCTTTTACTTGTGCTAATATTTTCATACCGCCAATCTGAACAATGGCCGAATCATTGGCTAGAAACTTTTCCACTCTGCCATAGAGCAATTGCCCCGGCTTAAAAGAAGTTAACGATGCTTTCTGCAAATTTTCAGCCTTGATAAAGTTTTGAATCATATGTAGTGAGTTCATTTCCCATTCCCCTTAAAATACTATTGAAATCGATCATTTTCTTCTATTTTTCTTTAATCACATTATATCGAAAACAATCACTCTATCGATACGGAATTTTCTTCCTTACGCAGTAATCATAGGAGCATTATTTTCAAAAAGCATAAAAAACACCAATAACACATTGGTTATTAGTGCGATCCCCTTTATTCAGGTGTTCTCATTGTCTCGTTGAGTAAATTTAACATGTCTTTCATATCAAAAGGCGCTTCACGTTTAACCCGCTCTGCGAATTGAGAGACCAGCTTAAGGGTTTCTATACTTTGAACCGGATAATCACCTGCTGCACTTTCTGCAGATAGCATGACAGCGTTCGTCCCATCCAACACTGCCTGAAAAACGTCCATTACTTCTGCACGTGTTGGAAGCGGATTTTCCACCATGGACTGAAGCATTTGTGTTGCTGTTATGACATATGTATGATTCCGATTACATTCCGCGATCATCGCTTTTTGCAAGAGCGGGATCCATTGATAAGGCAGCTCTACTCCCAAGTCCCCCCTTGCAACCATAATCGCGTCCGCTTCGCTGCAAATTTCTTGAAAATGTTTTAACGCCTCCATGGTTTCTATTTTCGCAACCAACTTTGGTGTCTTTCCAGTTTCACGCCTTACAAATTGACGGATTTCCTGTAGGTGAGATGCCCTCCTGACGAATGAGCAAGCAATGAAATCAACTTCTTCTTTTAATAAAAATTGAATATCCTGGCGGTCTTTTTCGGTAATGGCAGGTAAGCTTGTAACAATTCCAGGAAGATTTACACCTTTATGAGATGAGATATCACCTTCTCTTATTACCTTCGTTACTACTTTTGAATCATCTAAATTTAATACCGTTAATTCTACTGCACCATCATTTAATAAGATTTTATTACCAGGTTTTACATCTTTTACGATCCCTCGATAATCCACACTTGCTTGTTGCTCATATCCATCTACTTCGTCAATGAATAGAGTAAAGTCTTGTCCCTCTTTAAGGGTGACTTTTTCTTTATTCAGTTTTCCCAATCGAATTTTAGGACCTTGTAGATCCCCCAAAATTTTAATTGGATGACCAGTCTCTTCACGCAGCGATTTTATTAAACCAATTACCTCTCCATGACTTTCATGTGTGCCGTGAGAAAAATTTAGCCGGGCCATCGTCATACCATGCTTCATTAACTCAAACAGAATATCCTTACTCTCACTGACAGGCCCTATTGTGCAAATCCGATCAATTGTCATTAAAACACCCCATTCCATTAATCAAATATATTTTGCCCAAAAAAACGGTGCCTGACACCACGATAGTAGGTTCAGGCACCAAAGTTTAAATTGGTTCATTTCTAGAATTTTTCTTAAACAAGTGGATAATAAAGGTTCCAAGGAAGATGGCGATGATGATACTGAAGAAAATCATTTCATCCATATGGAATCCAAAGGAGGAGACGATCATTTTAACGCCAATAATCGCAATGAGAACAAAGGCTGTTGTTTCGAATTCGGGTACTTTTTCAATGAGGGCCAGAAACAAATTGGCGACTCCGCGCATCATTAATATGCCTAATACCCCGCCTAGGAACAATACCCATTCTTGGTTAGAGACCCCAAATGCGGCGAGGACACTATCAAAACTAAACGAAATATCCATGAGCTCTACCGTTAGAACCGTTCTCCAAAAGCTCATTTTTTTAATATGGACTTCGTCATCATCCCCATTTTTCACAAACAAGTTTTGAAACACGATTAAAAGTAAATAGTGACCGCAAACAATTTTAATCCAGGAAATTTTAATGAGCGATACACCTAGACCAATAACTAAAAATCGAAAAAAATAGGCACCAAAGATTCCATAAAATAAAGCCTTCTTTCTTTGCTGCTTCGGCAGATGCTTAACCATAACTGCTAAAACCAAGGCGTTATCTGCTGATAATAATCCTTCAAGAATTATAAGTGTCCCAATAACTCCCCAGCTTGCCGGATCAGTTACAACACTTTGAAATTCTTTCAAGGAAAAAAATGTACTATAGTTATTTCCTATTTCTTGAAGAAAGTTCATTAGAATAAATTTCTCCTTTATCACCAATTGGTTTACGTGATAGCAGATGACAGTTTGTCCAATCGGCTGCCAAAATGTTTTATTCTAAATGTATGATTGAGCCCTAAATTTATGTCCTATACATGGTATTTGGGTATCAGAAAAATACAAGCCTATTTCTTTATTGGATTCATTTCATTTGCCGCATGGATTTATTTAAGAATCTGAATATCTAAGAACTAGAGGAAAAATTTTCAACATATTCTTAAAGATTTATCTAATTTAATATCCTAAAATTAATACCTCGATAACTTTTTATCTCCTATTACTACGTTAATAATTATTATACTTATAAAAATATTTAAATTATTCATTCAATAGAATATAATGCTTTTCTTCACTTAACACATGACTAAATAACTATGAATAAACTTTGTCAACTCCTATTTAAACCTTGTATTTTAGCGACTTTCGACCAAATTTTTCAAAAATAATTGAAATTTCGTTAACAGCTTAATAGTTTATTGTTATAATGTGATATAAAATTTATTTTATTTTAAGAAAATTTTTGTAGGAGGGTGTAGCTAGATTTAAAGCTGATTATTTTAACTTCCTAGATAAACTTGCAAGATGCTTTTATTATTTCATAGGAGGGAATTGAATTGTCAAAGAAAGAATTAAGCAGAGGTCTTGAAGCACGGCATATCGAGATGATTGCCTTGGGCGGCACAATTGGTGTTGGATTATTTATGGGTTCAGCCAGCACGATAAAATGGACAGGACCATCTGTTATGCTTGCTTATGCCATTGCTGGAATTTTTATATTTTTTATTATGCGATCAATGGGAGAAATGCTTTATTTAGAGCCTACTACTGGTTCATTTGCCACCTTTGCCCATAAGTACATTCATCCTTTGGCAGGTTATATGACTGCTTGGAGTTATTGGTTTCAGTGGGTTGTAGTGGGAATGGCTGAAATCACGGCTATTGGAATGTATATGAATTACTGGTTTCCGACCCTTCCTCAATGGATACCGGGGATAATCGCCATGATCATCCTAGGACTCGCTAACCTAGTTTCTGTTAAATATTATGGAGAATTTGAATTTTGGTTTGCACTCATTAAAGTGCTAACCATTGTAGTCATGATTATCGCCGGGCTCGGTCTTATATTTTTTGGATTCGGAAACCATGGCCATGCAATCGGAATCGCAAATATTTGGAAAAATGGCGGGTTTTTCACTGGCGGTTTGAAAGGATTTTTCTTTGCTCTTTCACTTGTAATAGGGGCATATCAAGGAGTGGAACTAATTGGTATCACTGCAGGTGAAGCTAAAAATCCTACGACAACATTGAGAAAAGCGATTAATAATATCATCTGGCGTATTTTAATTTTCTATATCGGTGCAATTTTTATCATTGTATCTGTATATCCATGGAACCAGCTAGGATCGATTGGCAGCCCATTTGTTTCGACATTTGCCAAGATTGGAATTACCGCTGCTGCTGGTATTATTAATTTTGTCGTTATTACAGCAGCTCTATCCGGCTCCAATAGCGGAATTTATAGTTCAGGCCGGATGCTTTATACTTTGGCAATGAATGGCCAAGCACCCAAAGCTTTTGCCAAAATTTCCAAAAGCGGTGTACCGTCAAACTGTATTTACGCTACCCTACTGGGCCTTGTTATTGGCGTTATATTAAACTATTTTGGCCATAAAGGACTTTTTATCTATATTTACAGCGCAAGCGTTCTTCCAGGAATGGTACCGTGGTTTGCTTTAATTATCAGCCAGTTGAAATTCAGAAAGGAAAAGGCTTCTGAGATGGCCAGCCACCCGTTCAAAATGCCTTTTGCTCCCTTCAGCAACTATGCAACCATTGTATTTTTACTTTTAGTGCTTGTAGGAATGTGGATTAATCCCGATACACGTGTATCACTAATTGTTGGCTTTGTGTTTCTCGCTATTGTAACCGCAAGTTTTTACATTTTTAAAATGGAAAAGCGTGTACCTTTAAATCCAATCGCAGAAGATTCAGGGTCAGAAAAAGATGTTGCTATATAATTGAGAAAATGAATGAGGATAGATTGAGAGTTTCTAAGACTAAAATCTATCCTCATTTTTTATAAAAACATCTTTACTTTGATTACTCCTCCGCTACTTTCACGAGCTGTTTTCCGA
Above is a genomic segment from Neobacillus endophyticus containing:
- a CDS encoding EscU/YscU/HrcU family type III secretion system export apparatus switch protein translates to MKEKTKRIQAVALAYDAQNDAAPKVVAKGKGFVAANMIEKAKEHHVPIQEDTSLVELLSEIQINKTIPEQLYGAVAEVFAFIYHVDRQYSKK
- a CDS encoding pyruvate kinase, with translation MTIDRICTIGPVSESKDILFELMKHGMTMARLNFSHGTHESHGEVIGLIKSLREETGHPIKILGDLQGPKIRLGKLNKEKVTLKEGQDFTLFIDEVDGYEQQASVDYRGIVKDVKPGNKILLNDGAVELTVLNLDDSKVVTKVIREGDISSHKGVNLPGIVTSLPAITEKDRQDIQFLLKEEVDFIACSFVRRASHLQEIRQFVRRETGKTPKLVAKIETMEALKHFQEICSEADAIMVARGDLGVELPYQWIPLLQKAMIAECNRNHTYVITATQMLQSMVENPLPTRAEVMDVFQAVLDGTNAVMLSAESAAGDYPVQSIETLKLVSQFAERVKREAPFDMKDMLNLLNETMRTPE
- a CDS encoding TerC family protein gives rise to the protein MLMNFLQEIGNNYSTFFSLKEFQSVVTDPASWGVIGTLIILEGLLSADNALVLAVMVKHLPKQQRKKALFYGIFGAYFFRFLVIGLGVSLIKISWIKIVCGHYLLLIVFQNLFVKNGDDDEVHIKKMSFWRTVLTVELMDISFSFDSVLAAFGVSNQEWVLFLGGVLGILMMRGVANLFLALIEKVPEFETTAFVLIAIIGVKMIVSSFGFHMDEMIFFSIIIAIFLGTFIIHLFKKNSRNEPI
- a CDS encoding amino acid permease → MSKKELSRGLEARHIEMIALGGTIGVGLFMGSASTIKWTGPSVMLAYAIAGIFIFFIMRSMGEMLYLEPTTGSFATFAHKYIHPLAGYMTAWSYWFQWVVVGMAEITAIGMYMNYWFPTLPQWIPGIIAMIILGLANLVSVKYYGEFEFWFALIKVLTIVVMIIAGLGLIFFGFGNHGHAIGIANIWKNGGFFTGGLKGFFFALSLVIGAYQGVELIGITAGEAKNPTTTLRKAINNIIWRILIFYIGAIFIIVSVYPWNQLGSIGSPFVSTFAKIGITAAAGIINFVVITAALSGSNSGIYSSGRMLYTLAMNGQAPKAFAKISKSGVPSNCIYATLLGLVIGVILNYFGHKGLFIYIYSASVLPGMVPWFALIISQLKFRKEKASEMASHPFKMPFAPFSNYATIVFLLLVLVGMWINPDTRVSLIVGFVFLAIVTASFYIFKMEKRVPLNPIAEDSGSEKDVAI